The DNA region GAAGCCTTGACCGCGGCCAGCGCGGCCGCCGCCGGCTTGGCCGCGCAGCGCGGGGCCCGAATCCTTCGGGTCCACGACGTGGCCGCGACGCGGGCGGTCTTACAGATTTTGCAAAAACTTCCCACCCCCCTTTGAAAAAGGGGGGAAGGGGGGATTTAAAAGCTTTCGCAAAATAACAGAGGCTGCTCCTGCCGCAGGCGCCGCCAAATCCCCCCTTTCCCCCCTTTTTCAAAGGGGGGTATTTTATATCTTCATTTTCGCGACCAAGTTTTATAGCTTAAAAAGGCTATGGCATCCCAACGGCATATTTTCGGCACCGACGGCGTTCGGGGCTTGGCCAACAAGGCTCCCTTGGATCCCGAGACTTCCTTGAGCTTGGGCCGGGCCTTGGCCCGGGTTTATCTGGGCCAAGGCGGCAAAAACCGCATCGTCATCGGCAAGGATACCCGGCTCTCGGGCTACATGATCGAGAACGCCCTGAGCTCCGGCATCTGCTCGATGGGCGGCGAGGCGATCTTTCTCGGCCCCTTGCCGACGCCCGGCATCGCTTTCATCACCCAGGCGATGCGGGCCGCCGCCGGCGTGATGATCAGCGCCAGCCACAATCCCTATTACGACAACGGCATCAAATTTTTCGATCATGACGGCTACAAGCTGCCCGACGATCTGGAGGCCAAGATCGAGGGCCTGCTCTCGAGCGACGCGCTGAAGGACGGACCGACCCATGCCGAGGTCGGGCGGGCTTACCGGGTCGATGACGCCGCCGGCCGCTACATCGAATACCTCAAGAGCACCTTTCCCAAGGAATTGAACCTCGAAGGTTTCAAGATCGTCGTCGACTGCGCCAACGGCGCGGCTTACAAGGTGGCCCCGACGGTTTTCGAAGAGCTCGGCGCCGAGGTGGTGGCCCTGGGCGTCTCGCCGAACGGCCTCAATATCAACGAGGGTTGCGGCGCGCTTCATCCCCAAGGTTTGAGCGAAGCGGTGAAACGGGAGGGAGCCCAGCTCGGCGTGGCCCTCGACGGCGATGCCGACCGGCTGGTCCTGGTCGACGAGCAGGGCCAGATCGTCCATGGCGACCGGGTGATCGCCCTTTGCGCGCTGGATTTGAGCGAGCGCGGCCTGCTCGCCAAGCAGACCGCCGTCGTCACGGTGATGAGCAACTTGGGCTTGGAGCTGGCCATGCAGGGCAAGGGCCTCCAGCTTCGCCGGGTTCAAGTCGGCGACCGCTACGTCATCGATTCGATGCGGCGGGAGGGCTTCGTCTTCGGCGGCGAGCAGTCCGGCCACCTTATCTTCAGCCACTACAGCACCACCGGCGACGGGATCCTGGCGGCGCTTCAGGTCCTATCGGCGATGAGGCGCAAGGCCAAGCCGCTTTCGGAGCTGGCCAGCTGCATGGAAGTTTTTCCCCAAGTCCTGCTCAACGTGAAGGTCAAGGAGCGCAAGGAGCTCTCTCAAGTCGCCGAGCTCTGCAAGCTGCAGAAGGACATCGAGAGATCGCTGGGCGCGAAGGGCCGGATCCTCCTGCGTTATAGCGGCACCGAGCCCTTGCTCCGCATCATGCTCGAGGGCGAGGATTTGAAGAAGATCGAGGACTACGCTCAAAGCCTCAAGACCGAGGCGGTGAAGGCCCTGGGAGCGGCCTGAGCCATGCCACTGCTCGGTGTCAACATCGACCACGTCGCCACTTTGCGCCAAGCCCGGCGCACGACTTATCCCGATCCGATCGTCGCCGCCCAGATGGCCCAGGACGCCGGCGCCGACCAAATCACCTGCCATCTGCGCGAGGACCGGCGGCATATCGTCGACGCCGACTTGCCGCGCCTGCTGAAGACGGTGGAAATCCCGGTCAACCTCGAGATGGCGGCCACCACCGAGATGGAAGTCTATGCCTTGCAGCACCGGCCGGCCAAGATCACCCTGGTGCCGGAGCGGCGGGAAGAACTGACCACCGAGGGCGGCCTCGACGTCGTCGGCCAAAGCGCTGCCATCGGACCGCTGGTCGCCCGGCTCAAAGCCGCCGGCCTTTACGTCTCTCTCTTCATCGATCCCGAGGACGCTCAGATCCGGAAGAGCCGGGAGCTGGGAGCCGATTCGGTGGAGCTGCACACCGGGAGCTATTGCGAGCTGCCCGAAGGCCGGCGCGGTCCGGAGCTGGAGCGCCTGGCCAAGGCCGCGCGCTTGGCCAAGGAATTGGGCTTCTTCGTCGCCGCCGGCCACGGCTTGAATTACCAAAACATCCTGCCGGTCCGGCGCATCGCCGAGATCGAGGAATACAACATCGGCCATAGCATCGTCGCTCACGCCGTTTTGGTGGGCTGGGACCGGGCCGTCCGCGAGATGAGGGCGTTGGTCGCATGAAGATCCTGAACGGCGATCAAGCGGCCCAGCTCGACCGCCTCTCGATCCGGAAGCACGGCATCTCGGCGGCGGCGCTCATGGCCCGGGCCGCCCGGGCCTGTGCCGAAGCCTTGCATCGCCGCCTCCAGCCCAAGAGCAAGATCGTCATAGTCGCCGGGCCGGGCAATAACGGCGGCGACGGTTTGGCGATGGCCGGCGAGCTGGCCGGCCGCGGCCATTCGGTGCAGGTCTATTGTCACGGCGGCCCCGAAAAATATTCGCCCGAAGCCCGCGGCTATTACGAGAAGGCCCGGCCTTTTTTGCAGCCGCCGGCCCGGCTCCCGGCCGCGCTCCACGTTGCCGATGCCGTGGTCGACGCGATCTTCGGCATCGGCTTGAAACGGCCGGTCGCCGGCGCCATCGCCAAAAGTCTTAAGGCGATGAACCGGGCCAAAGCCTTCAAATTGGCGGTCGACATGCCGAGCGGCGTCTCGGCCGACAGCGGCGAGGCCTTGGGCGAAGCTTTCCGGGCCGACTTGACGGTGACCTTCGAGACGCCGAAGCGCGGCCAAGTCTTGCCGCCGGCTTGGGACCACGTCGGCCGGCTCGAAGTCGCCCCGATCGGGCTCAGCGCCGCCGAATTGCGGCGGATGAAAACGGATGCCGAGTGGGTCGACGAGAAATTCGCCGCGACTTTTCTCAAGCCGCGCTCCCTCGGCTCCAACAAAGGCCGAAGCGGGAAGGTTTGGGTGCTGGCCGGCTCCAAAACCATGCCCGGGGCCGGCTATCTCTGCGCCCGCAGCGCCTTGCGGGCCGGCGCCGGCCTCGTGACCTGGGCCTTGCCCGAGGACGCCCACCGCCGCATCGATCTACGCTATGCCGAGGTCATGCTCTTTCCCTTCGAGAATTTTTCGGCTTTGGGCGCCAAGCTTGCCGCCGCCGATGCCGTCGCCGTCGGACCGGGATGGGGCAGGGGAGCCGCGGCCGGCGCCTTCCTGCGATCCTGGCTCGGCTGCCGCCGGCCGCCGACGGTCTTCGATGCCGACGCCCTCAACCTTCTGGCCGAAATTCCAAGCGCGATGAAATCGCTTCGCCCGCGCGACGTCCTGACGCCTCATTGGAAGGAGATGTCGCGGCTCGCCGGCATCCCGCTCGCCGAAATAGCCGAGGATCCCTGGCGTCGCGCCCGTGAATTCGCCCGGCGCCGGCGCTGCCTCTTGGTCTTGAAAGGTTATCGCAGCCTGATCGCCACGCCCGAGGGCCGGCTTTACGTGAACTCCAGCGGCGGTCCCAACCTCGCCACCGGCGGGGCCGGTGACGTCTTGACCGGACTGATCGCCGGCTTGATCGCCCAAGGCCTGAAGCCGGCGGCGGCCGCCGTGGTCGGAGTCTTCCTCCACGGCCAGGCCGGAGATCGGCTGGCTCAGACCAAAGGTGACCGCGGGACTTTGGCTTCGGACTTGACCGAGCTCTGGCCGGCACTCATCAAGGACTTGCTCTCCCGCCCCCCTTTGCAAAAGGGGAATAGACGGGATTTGACCCAAGCTTCGCACTCGAAAGGGGGGCCTAACTTTTGCGGCGATCTTTAAATCCCCCCCAGCCCCCCTTTTTCAAAGGGGGGGGCTCCGCGATTCAAGTTTGGCATTCGCCCTCGGAGCGCGTCACCCAGGAGCTGGCCGCCCGCTTCGCCGAGCGGCTGCGCGGCGGCGGCCATGTCGCCCTCGAAGGCGATTTGGGCGCCGGCAAGACTTGCTTCGCCAAGGGTGTGATCGCCGCCTTGACCGGGGTTCCGCCCGACGAGATACCCTCGCCGACTTTCACTTTGGTCGAGGAGTATCCCGGTCCGCTCAAGGTCTATCACGTCGACCTCTACCGCATGAACCATCCGGCCGAAGCCGAGGACTTGGCTTGGGACGAGATTCTCGCCCCGAACGCGGTGGCTTTGGTCGAATGGCCCGAGCGATTGCCGAAAATATTCGAAGATTGCCAATTCCGCCTCCTCTTCAGTAAGGAGGGAAAAAAGGGCCGACGCATCGAGCTCCTTGCGAAGGGAAATGTCCATGAGCGCCTATAAATCCAAGCTTCCCGTTTTGCCCCAGCAAAGAGCCCTCGAACCGGTCGACCCGCTCAAACGCTATGTTCAAGAGGTCAGCCGCTATCCTTTTCTCACGCCGAAGGAGGAGCGGGAGCTGGCTCTGCGCTTTCGCGAGACCGGCGACCGCGACGCCGCCCGCCAACTGGTCACCTCTCACCTTCGGCTGGTGGTGAAGATCGCGTCGGAATACCGCACCGCCTACCACAATCTTCTGGATTTGGTGCAGGAGGGCAATCTGGGATTGCTACGGGCGGTGAAGAGCTTCGATCCCGACAAGGGCGCCCGGCTCGGGCACTACGCCAGCTGGTGGATTCGCTCCTTCATCCTCAAGCACATCTTGGATAATTTTCGCCTCATCAAGATCGGCACCACCCAGGCCCAGCGCCGGATCTTTTTCAATCTGATGAAGGAGAAGGAGCGGCTGGAGCGGCAGGGCTTCAAGGCCGGCGTCAAGGAGCTGGCGGCGGCGATGGACGTCAAACCCGAGGAAGTGGAAGAGATGCAAGCCCGCCTCGGTCACGGCGATCTTTCGCTCGACGCGCCGGTCCGCGACGGCGAGGACAAACGCCACATCGACCTTTTGGAGTCGGAAGCTCCGCCGATCGAGGAGACCTTGGATCAAGCGGCTTTCCAAGACGTGCTCGAAGACAAGTTCAAGGAGTTCGCCAAGGAGCTCAAGCCCCGCGAGGCCAAGATCTTTCACGAGCGCCTCCTCGCCGAGATGCCCTTGACCTTGCAGGCCATCGCCGACGAATACGGGATCAGCCGAGAACGGGCCCGGCAGATCGAGGAGCGGCTCAAAGAGAAGCTGAAGGCCTTCTTCCAGAAGGAAGGCGTCAAGGTCGAGGACCACCTCTGATCGACTGTCAATTTTTTCAGCAAAACATACGGGAAATACATCCCTCATAAAAACAATAAGTTAAGAGACTCATTGTCATTTCACCCAGCCAGAGGCTCTCGACCGACCTCAAGCGCGTGGGCTTCAAGCTTCAGTGATTCCTGGAGTATTTGGCCTTCCGGGCCGCCTGGAGCGAGCGGCACGGCTTCTGCAAATCTTTCCCGGCAGGAGGACGGAAGGAATGAAGCTGTCGAACGAATATTATCTTTCCCAATACGGCGTCGCCCCGCTGGTTCAACCCCAAAGGCCCCAAGGTCCCCGCTACGATCCGACGACTCTGGACTATGAGAGCAGCGTCGGCGGTGAATTCGATTATTTCAGCGATCAAGCCAGTTATGCCCAAGTCGGTTACGGGCCCAACGACCTGGCCGCTCTCGAAGGCGGGACTCAAGCCGCCGGCGATGCCGTTCCCCAAGACGCCATGATCGAGGAGCTCGATGGCTTGGTGGGGGAGGAAACCGCGCCCCAGGCCGATCCGCTGGCTCTGCTCCAAGAGATCAAGGAGGAATTGAAGAAGCCCGAGAGCCAAGTGCTTCCGGAAGAGGCGATCGAGGATTTCGAGGATCGGATTTCCGACCTCGGCGAGCAGGCCCGCAAGTCCGACGTGAGTTTTGACGAGCTGCTCGGCTCGATCGACGAGCTGAAGTGGACGATCGCCGATGCCGTGGCCGAGGCCACCGCCAACCATCAGGAGAAGGCCCAGGCGCTGGGCGCCTCGGTCGAAAGCCTGCTCGACAAGGTTGGGAAATCGAAGCTCGATTCGGAGAAGAAATCCGGCTTCCAGTCGAAGCTCGAAGGGCTCCAAGGCGATCTTCGGGAAGAGGGCGCCGACCTCGAGGAAATCCGCGAGAAACTGAACGAGCTCAACCAGGAAATCACCCGCGAGATCAAGGTCGCAGAGCTGAGCCGGGATCTCGAAACCCTGCCTTCCAAGATCCCCAGCGAAGGCTGGCACAAGGAGCAGACGATGGAATTGGCGACCAAGCTCACCGAGGCCCTGCGCAGCGGCGAGTGGGGCAGCGTCAAAAACTATCTCCAGGACAAGCGCGACAACCACAAGAACGAAGGCAATAACTTCATCCCCCAGTTGATCGGCACCATCTTCATGGATTTGGCCGGCAGCGACGAGAACAAGCTCGACCAGTTTTTGGCGCTTATCCCCTCGGAGATTCGCGAATTGATGGCTCAGGCCGCGACCCAGGAGGACGTCAACTCGACCGAGCATCTCGATAACCCGCTCAAGTACAAGTACTACGGCCGGCCCAGCGCCACCGCCGATCGTCTTCGTAGCTCGCGGATCGACGAGGCTCTGGAGCAGATCGAAGCCGAGCCGCTGCCCGAGTAGCCAGGGGCTTTAGCCCCGCAAGCCCTTCGACCCGGAGTCGCCGCCAGCCCCTTGTCCTATATGGCGTGCGTCTCCGGGTCTTTTTTCTTACCTCCCTTTGAAAAAAGTACGCAAGGTCCGGCTTTGCCGGACCGCGCAGCAAATTCGCAGAATTTGCGAAGGCTAACACCAGGGGGGATTTAAGGACGTGGCAGGTGTCTGAACGAGCATTGGTATTCACGCGACCGCTTCAAATCCCCCCTAACCCCCCTTTTTCAAAGGGGGGAATCGCACGACTCCGGGTCTTTTTTCATTTTTGGACGCTCGGGTTTGCGATTTCTCCGACTTATTTTTCAAGCACTTAGCGGACCGTTGCTATTTTCAACTGAGTGGACACCGAGCCGCTCGGCGGCTCCAAAATTTAAGATGTATCTTATTGAAATTACTAAAGTAATTGAAGTGTCCCGAAGGCGGCGCTGGCACGAATCATGCTTTTAAAATTCTCAGTAGACGACCCGGGAGCATTCAAGCGGCCTCCCGGGGGCACGCCGAGCCCCTTGTCCTATATCGGTACGTGCCTCCGGGCTCCGCTTTTTTTATTGGCTGAGAACGGTGTTCGGATTCACGTCAATGCTGTGAGTGGATGTGGTGCCGGAGCCGTTCAGCTCCAGCGTCACTTCGAGCGGAACGATGAAATTCTCGTCGGCCTCGGGCAGGGGCGGTCCTTGGAAGGTGCTGCTGCTCAAGCTCTGCCCGTCCTTCAGCCAAGCGGCTTGGGCGGTGACCTGATGGAAACCCGAGCAATCCAAAGCTTTCCCTGGGTAACGGAATAAGAAGTTCTCGGTTTGCCAGACGCCGCCGATGCACTGAGTGGTCTTGCTCTCGGTGACGTTGAAGGGATTGTCCTCGGCGGTGAAAAGGAATTTCATCGTGACCGTCGGACCGGTGGGCGGCAAATCGGGCGGCGCCATCTCGCCGTCGTTGACGGTGATGTTGTCGAGGTTGATTCGCGCCACCGCGTTGCTGCAGGCCTCGGGGACGCCGCTGCGGGTCGTTTTGACGCTCACTTGGAAATTGATGACGCAGGGAGCCCCGATTCCCTCGCTGCTCTGTTGAGTGCTGGGTTGGGCCTGGCCGCCGCCAGTATCGCCACCGAGATTGGGCCCGGGGCCATTGGGGCCGGCCGAATCCAAGCTATTGCCGATGGCCACCGGTGCGCCGCCACCGCCCTGGGCCACTTCGGCCGGCGAAGCTCCGCCGCCGCCGGGGCTCATCCCGGTGCAGGCCACGGCACCGGCCAAAAAGGCCGAAGCTGAAAGGGTAAAAAGTTTGGAAAGGGCCGTGGGCATCCCGGCTCAGTATAGACTATTTGCCGAGCCCTGGGGAAGATCGGCGTTGAAGGAATCCGAGCCTAGATCGACGGTGATCTCAATGGGGATGGGATCGTCTGGACCTTCAAGGCTTTGCCGAACCCTCAGTAGACGGCATTGACCGAGTTTTCGGAATCGTATTGATAGAGGTGGCTGTCGTTCCCCAAGTCGATGGTCAATTCCAGCGGAATCGGCGTGTAGTCGCCGGGCTCCTTGGTGGGGGCGCCGCTGTAAGTATTGCTGAGATAAGTTTGGCCGTTGTGGCGCCAATTGGCGTTGGCCGTGACGTCATGGCCGGCCGTGCAAACCGCCCGGAAGAAGAAAGGATCGGTGGTTTGCCAGCGGCCTTCCACGCAGCTCAAGCTTTGGGTGGCAGGCATGGCGCCGGCGGGCGACACCGTCACCTTGGGCGGACCGTCGGCCTCCTCGTCGACCGGCGCGTAGACGCCGCCGCCGTTATTGGCAATGACGTCTCCGCCACCGAACATCAGGGTGGTCGCGACGGTGCAAGCTTCTTCGGAGCCGTTATGCAGGACTTTCAACTTCACATGGAAGCTGCGGACGCAGCCGCCGCCGATATTGTCGTTGCTCTGTTGGGTGCTGGGGCCGGCTTGCCCGCCGCCGGCCCCGCCGGTCGGAAGGTCGCCGCCGCCGGCGACGTCGCTGCCGCCGCCGTCCAGGCTATTGCCGATAGTCACCGGCCCGCCTCCGACGTCGGAAGGAGCCCCGCCCGGAGTCATCCCGGAACAGGCCGCCAACAAAGCCAGCGCGGTCCATTGTAAGAAGGAAGAAATTGAAATTCGAAGATTTGCCATTGGCCCCCACCCCCGTCCTATCGAGGGGTGCCCTCGGTTAAGGCCCTTATCGGCCCATTTTAGTCGGAAATTGCGGAAAATTTAGCTTTTTTCTGAGGTTGTCATCCAGAGGAGCGGGGGCCCCAGTCGAACAGGCTGGGGAACGAAGGATCCTTGCGGAGGCTTTTGGCGTCAAGAACCTCCGCAGGGATCCCTCGCTACGCTCGGGATGACAGGTAACCCGCTCAGGATGACGCTAGGATTCGACCTTTTCCTCCGCCTTGGAACCGAAACGATCCAGCTTGTGATAGAGCGTCTGGCGTTGGATTCCCAGCTTTCGGGCCGCTAAGGCCTTGTTTCCCTTACATTCTTTCAGAACCCGGGCGACCTCCTCGGGGCTGACTCGGCGCTTTGGCGGCTCGATCTCCAGATTCCGAATCTTTTGATGGAGGGTGAAGCGGGAGATGCCGAG from bacterium includes:
- the glmM gene encoding phosphoglucosamine mutase; protein product: MASQRHIFGTDGVRGLANKAPLDPETSLSLGRALARVYLGQGGKNRIVIGKDTRLSGYMIENALSSGICSMGGEAIFLGPLPTPGIAFITQAMRAAAGVMISASHNPYYDNGIKFFDHDGYKLPDDLEAKIEGLLSSDALKDGPTHAEVGRAYRVDDAAGRYIEYLKSTFPKELNLEGFKIVVDCANGAAYKVAPTVFEELGAEVVALGVSPNGLNINEGCGALHPQGLSEAVKREGAQLGVALDGDADRLVLVDEQGQIVHGDRVIALCALDLSERGLLAKQTAVVTVMSNLGLELAMQGKGLQLRRVQVGDRYVIDSMRREGFVFGGEQSGHLIFSHYSTTGDGILAALQVLSAMRRKAKPLSELASCMEVFPQVLLNVKVKERKELSQVAELCKLQKDIERSLGAKGRILLRYSGTEPLLRIMLEGEDLKKIEDYAQSLKTEAVKALGAA
- a CDS encoding pyridoxine 5'-phosphate synthase, coding for MPLLGVNIDHVATLRQARRTTYPDPIVAAQMAQDAGADQITCHLREDRRHIVDADLPRLLKTVEIPVNLEMAATTEMEVYALQHRPAKITLVPERREELTTEGGLDVVGQSAAIGPLVARLKAAGLYVSLFIDPEDAQIRKSRELGADSVELHTGSYCELPEGRRGPELERLAKAARLAKELGFFVAAGHGLNYQNILPVRRIAEIEEYNIGHSIVAHAVLVGWDRAVREMRALVA
- a CDS encoding NAD(P)H-hydrate dehydratase yields the protein MKILNGDQAAQLDRLSIRKHGISAAALMARAARACAEALHRRLQPKSKIVIVAGPGNNGGDGLAMAGELAGRGHSVQVYCHGGPEKYSPEARGYYEKARPFLQPPARLPAALHVADAVVDAIFGIGLKRPVAGAIAKSLKAMNRAKAFKLAVDMPSGVSADSGEALGEAFRADLTVTFETPKRGQVLPPAWDHVGRLEVAPIGLSAAELRRMKTDAEWVDEKFAATFLKPRSLGSNKGRSGKVWVLAGSKTMPGAGYLCARSALRAGAGLVTWALPEDAHRRIDLRYAEVMLFPFENFSALGAKLAAADAVAVGPGWGRGAAAGAFLRSWLGCRRPPTVFDADALNLLAEIPSAMKSLRPRDVLTPHWKEMSRLAGIPLAEIAEDPWRRAREFARRRRCLLVLKGYRSLIATPEGRLYVNSSGGPNLATGGAGDVLTGLIAGLIAQGLKPAAAAVVGVFLHGQAGDRLAQTKGDRGTLASDLTELWPALIKDLLSRPPLQKGNRRDLTQASHSKGGPNFCGDL
- the tsaE gene encoding tRNA (adenosine(37)-N6)-threonylcarbamoyltransferase complex ATPase subunit type 1 TsaE, which encodes MRRSLNPPQPPFFKGGGSAIQVWHSPSERVTQELAARFAERLRGGGHVALEGDLGAGKTCFAKGVIAALTGVPPDEIPSPTFTLVEEYPGPLKVYHVDLYRMNHPAEAEDLAWDEILAPNAVALVEWPERLPKIFEDCQFRLLFSKEGKKGRRIELLAKGNVHERL
- a CDS encoding RNA polymerase factor sigma-32, whose product is MSAYKSKLPVLPQQRALEPVDPLKRYVQEVSRYPFLTPKEERELALRFRETGDRDAARQLVTSHLRLVVKIASEYRTAYHNLLDLVQEGNLGLLRAVKSFDPDKGARLGHYASWWIRSFILKHILDNFRLIKIGTTQAQRRIFFNLMKEKERLERQGFKAGVKELAAAMDVKPEEVEEMQARLGHGDLSLDAPVRDGEDKRHIDLLESEAPPIEETLDQAAFQDVLEDKFKEFAKELKPREAKIFHERLLAEMPLTLQAIADEYGISRERARQIEERLKEKLKAFFQKEGVKVEDHL